TATGTCTTtctagctagtgtaatatttgcTGATTTTGTATGTGTAaaaacaaatattacatttttgtatatttagctagctaaaacatattatatacacatttcagccttattaatgaaaattcacaatttaaatttgcatataatttagattttttaattaatatatttattttcatttaaaaaatatatatttaattaattattaattattaattttttaaaatacaaaaaccaatgatgaCTCGGGATAAGAGACATtgaatatatataaagtattttaTGGGGAGATATTGTAGGTACCCTacgatgactcccagggggagactttgtagacattcaacgtctccccctgggagtcatcatagggtttACGATCTACCCTATGATGACTCctagggggagacgttgaatgtctacaaagtctccctctgggagtcatcatagggtacCTTTAGATGGCTCATTCAACAACGTCTCCCGTGGGAGGAGACATTAAATATCTACAAATGTCTTCCCCATATAGGCATGAAatgtctattttgttgtagtgttgaCTTGATACAGGATGCGCGTGCCCACCTATCCCTGACACCCGGTGGCGACTATCAACATGTAGTGTGTTTCAGTTTTGTACAAACGACAATCTAGACTATCAGATCAAGGATCATGCTTGGAAAGTAGAGGGACAACACCTGCCATCTCTTGTCACTTCCCCATGCATGGTCACATCCTCTATCTCTTTATTAGCCAAAAAAATGtcaatcaataaataaataatctagtTGGGGAAGGTACTAGATGATGACTAGACTTTAGAGTagattatttaattcatttttagGGTTTTTAGGGAATATAGTCAACCAACCAACCTAATGTAATAATTTTCACTTACTTGTAGTCAGGGATAATCTAAGCAAGTAAAACTTGCTAATTGGCCACTATTGCTTATAAACAGTGTTGTTACAGTCATCTGCAAATACAAAATAATTTTGAACAAGCCAAAAAACTGTCATTGTTAACTCAAAGAGAGTTTGGTACTTGCAAGCCTTTGATAATACAATGACTCGTTGATTATTAGGGCTTCCTTAACAGTTGAATCACGTAAAAGctatcatcttaataatcttataacTTTCTAAATTTCTAGTTGATCAACAAACTTAGAAGTAGTATATGTTTTGATTAATAGTACAAGACGATTTATTGGGGTATAGTGTGtgaataataaacatataatCCAAAAATCAATTCATAATCCAGAATTTTATTATATAGTAGATTGGATAAATGATGCAAGTTCGTAGTTGCTTGATGACTCCCATCTAATAATATAAGGTTTGAGAATAACTAATAATAATTGTTCAAATTACAAAAAAGTCACATTTTTAACACTACAGGAAAATAGGTCTACAGCAACGACAAAAGCCGTCACTGTAGATCAAGAAGTCGTCGAAAaaatgtcgtcgttgtaggtccATATGTGTAGAGACCTGCAGTGAAGACAAAATGTTGTCGTTGCTGTAGGGTTTTGCTACAATGACAACATGTCGGTCGCAGTAGAAAATCCCTTTTTTGGTTGAACAgggatattgcgacgacatgttaTTGCTGTAGGTGTTTGCAgaatttaaaaatttgaatttcaaaaactcatACTGCGACCACATGTCGTCGCAGTAGGACTGTGAACCCCAACATCTACAACGACAACATTTCGTCACTGTAGAGAGTCCGAGTTCATGGACCTACAACGATGACATGTGGTCGATGTAGGGTCATGAAATCAGAGAATTTCGTGTTAAGCGAGCACCCTACTGCGACAACATGTTGGCGCTGTAGATATAtaattcttttaaaaaattaattaattaaattttatttaatgaaataaaaccaatttatttaatgaaattataatttaatattaataaaataatacttaatataaattatattaatataatatcaaGATAAATATAATTGAGCTCAACTTAGTACAAACACAAGTAGTATAttctccaaaatgtaaaaaacatcacaaaatattaataaattttaaatcataacataaccaaACTAAATGTCATCGAAATTAATCCCAAACTTGTCATCATCGTCGGGCTGTTGTGGTTGCTGTGGTGGAAATTGGCCTGAGCCTGGAAAGTtcgccatcatggactgtatcatattcatgaCCAAGTTCACAGGTTGAAATTGTGGAGCTTAGATGTTTGGATTGGAAGCTTGCATAAATTATTGCATTTGGAGGAAGTTGTTGTTTTGGGTCATAATgacttgactgaagtgttgaaccattgacTGGAAAGCCTCAGTTGGTACCATTGGAGGGTCGACTGTGGTCGTCGTAAATGGTGATGCCTCTGACTATGAAAAAGATCTAGTGGCGCCGAAGGAGATTGTattagtgcccttcaacttgcgtccaatacctcggttgtggctgggacgttgaccaagtaccttcgagacgacttgtgtctcatcgACAGAGGCACTTCGTGCTGAAGATTCAGATTGGGATTGAGCTTGAGATTGTGTCTAGACTTCTTGTTGCAAGGTATCCTGcaatttagaaacaagacaattaatacataatataattaaatattaaacatatatacaaaacttagaaagttacttacatatgcatccttagcattcctGTTCACCCACTCAcgtgtcggatgattgtgcatgtaATGGAACGTATCAATAATGCTAGATAGTTCCTTAGTCCGaggattcatctttagaaaacaaaatatcGGTTAAACactgaaattattattaagataactaaaaatatttcaaattatctacatatttttatttaccttcttaaatcaagCAAAAGCATAAGAGGTTGATCCATAAAGACTTGGATAATTCTGTTTAGCTCTGTTGGCAGCATTTacctttgagcgtgccatgaactgtggagaGGTGAATAGGTCAACACATTTCTGCCAACTATCGTTGTTAATGTGCTTGGGTGGATTCTTTCTGGATGTCTTGATATCAttataccctccatgttcatcgaaatgttttttcttgcgaccttttctatccttgtagcgatctTGAAACTCTCTTCAATGCCAGTTTTtatcagtcgccactcagggagagcttAGCAAAGACTCGGGATGCTCCAATACAATctgaaaaaaatcaataaaaagtttAACAAACCCATTACAATAACATACAAAAtacacacaaataatcataaacaaactaaattaaaaagaaataGCTAGATTATTAGAGTATAAAGGAACTAACCTTAACAATGGAGGGCCAAAAATGGCGTCGGAACTCCTTGGGCAGTGATGGACGGTGGAGAAAACACAGAGAAACGTCTCTGTGTTTgaggaaaaatgaagaagaagggcTCTGCTTGGGGGGATATATTGTTgtgacctatagcgacgacatgtcgccGCTATAGGTAATAAAACTGTTGTCGCCGAGGTTGAACACACAGTTTCATTCAAACAGTGAGACAGTCGTTGTAGATAAGAGAATAGTACACGAATTGTTTCGATTACTATGCGTCCAGTCTATAGCGACAACAAGGCCATTGAaattttgactgaaatttttggCGGTCCAGTTTCCCTCCGTTTTTTTGGGACCCTATAGCAACAACATGTCGTCACCATTGACTAAAGTTTTAACTGCTCGATTAACTGTTGGCAGGCATATACTTTTGGCGGTCAAGTTCCCTTCgtaccctatagcgacgacatgtcgtcgctaaacaatatatttccctctttttttctACGAGGACTCTACAGTGATGAATAGAGTCAGTTCTCGCCtcttgttccctccaaattcctggtaCCCTACAACAACGACATGTTGCTGTAGGGTGTCAGGAATTTGGAGGGCCTGGTCGTGTATTGTTAACcaccctacaacgacgacatgtcatcgctatagcttatttattttaataatttaaaagatgatttttttttgtagatttcAGCTGCATACGGCGACGACTTTAGCGTCCTTGCAATAGATGTTGTAACTATAGAATccttttcttgtagtgtaataacattttagttattttattaaactaattaaaatatattatttcacCACAATCATTTTTTTTAACTACAGAAGATAGTAACTTTATTATTGATGCACACTATTTGgacaaattttaaaatttactGTTCATCCTCAAAAATGGTatttccactttttttttttttacccggATGAAATCTTATTATGAAAAcaagaaattataattttggatggtcaaaagaaattataatttttggtgGTTATAAGTATAGCATAGTGATACTACACCTCTCTTTACTAAAAAGGATGTCCCAAATTTGAATCATCATCTTCcaatgtagttttttttttttatgattttggcCCTATCATTATAACCTCactattaaatttaattatatattttcaattaACTATAAATTTTGTTATTATAAATAGTAAATCATAGTCCCCTCTATATGTTTTTACTCCAAATTTTTTATACAAAGACAAAAATTTCATCgcttaaaatatattaatatctttatttttatatataaataatttgtaaaatatatttgtcttttttttttgtgcattagtttattataaatttgtaaaaattttataatatttatcaatgattctaaaactaaataaataatttttttggttttagttatggatttatttatttaaactttTATGTATTTTAGAAaagttttatatattataaaaaaatattaatgtatTTAAagtgataatatatatatttttaaatgattaaaattatgaggagattttttttattatttttaaaatagagTAGTACTAATGGGTACCAatgatgttcaacatcataaaAGAGACAATACGTACAATTGTTGGTGCAATATAATATTAGACCcctatattttaatttaataaatattatgagtaTGGTTaactaacaaaaaaaatatatcttcaTGTAGTATTGGACATCTTAAGATGCCAAATAACAATACTATATAAATAACATTGAAAACCTAGAATTAAACTTGACCTTGGGCTTAAACTGGAAAGGTCAAAATGCCAATGGTTGAGACCAATAGCAATATATCTTTCTtcaaatttattatatattataatatgttaAATAACATGATGACGATAAGGGAtatattgaataagtatttggtaaagTTTTCTTGACTTGAAGGACATTTCTCCGAAAAAGCTGTATGTGTTAACTACCCCACGCCACAAGAAACAAGGGCGGTTACCCCTCGTATGGAGCTGCTATAGTTGACTAGTGGCACACCAAGATTCTCAGAACCATGATGGTAGTGGCTTCGACTACAAGACATTTCTAAGGAAAACTACAAAACTAGAGAGAGACCACAAGGCATGAGCCAATAGGGTCCCGTGCATCAACAGTCAAGGCCACGCTTCTGCAGCCCCACTCTACCATCGCTGCCTTATTTGGCTTTTTCATTCATGCTATGCTATACTATATACATAAATGTTGCATGCACTTACTTATTAACAttacataaattatatattttttgggcATGCAGTTCAACAACACCTCATACCACGAGGCAGGTACACTAGTcttatgtttaagtttatatatgttagtacatatatatatgaatacaatatttatatagtGGATAGATGACGATGGTCAGCGTTGACACATCTTTATCGAACCGGGTGGAACCATTAATATAAACCAAGTAGATATATAGTCTATAACATGGGCAGAGGTTAGTTCTATAAAATATGTACTCCTTATTGAATTGAATTAGCTATTATTGCTAGTTTCGTTTAGTTGTAATAATTTCGTGTATTAGCTTTGATTTTTGTATTCTACATCTCACGATAGTggaattaattcattatattatgTATTGTGCGCAAGTTCACATGTTGTGGAAGGAACTCACACTATATCTAATTTTATCAACGAAACAAAATTGTCTCACCTTCTAAAATATACATGGAGTTATTATCTATGCTTTAAGTATATTATTTTCATTTGGTCGTAGCAGTATTGATAAACCAGTTGTTTTGTTTTCCTCTGTGTTCTTCTCAGTATGAAAACCTATAGgtccaaaagaaagaaaaattatggGTGATGATGATAACATGATGAATCACTACATTAGCTATAAGCTTCTAATTCTTACGGGCTTAATAGAATAACAAAAGGCTGggctattaaatataaaaataaaaggcCAACGGCCCAAATTAGTGAACCAGCGTATATTTTAACAAAAACTGTACCACTCATTTAATTTGTTTCCTCAAAATTCAGACATAAAAAATAACAGAATTCTTTTGAAACCTAccattttttttggttttttttaccAACACCCGTTAACATGTCATTTTTTTTTGAGGTGGGGAATCAGGGTTACAAAATAATGGCCATGGTTTTATTTTAGTTATTTGATGTATTGTTGTGGAGATATCACAGTAATCAATTATATCAATGTATTTACAAGTGGAAAATATGATAATAAGCAGCAATAATGTTGCcagataaaaagaaaaaaaaagtagtaaCTGTCTTGGATAAACTTGTAACTAATTAAAGATAAAATATATACCATTTTATCCATTTTGAATTTTACTTAAATACCTATTTATACTATTGTTTTCAATAATACCATAACAAAACTTTATATTTTACCATTCATAAGTATAATAATAGTCCTCTGACAGGATATGTTGAGGAAAATAGTTTGCTAATTTGGATTTTGATCCCAATTTATGCTCCCAAGTTTTCTTTACCAAGCTTGGTTTAAAAATTCCAAACTATTTTTTCATGGGAAAACAGAACAGATGCTAGAAGTAAAATAACAACAATTCTACCAATTAAGCAAATTAAAAGTAATTACAGTTGCATACTTTCCCTCTTAATGTAAAGATTTTGTTAGCATAAACATCATAATGCTAGGTACAAAGCAAAACTAAATATtacacattaaaataaaaatcaacgTGTATGCATATTTAGCAGAGCTCTAGAAGAGCCTCCAGAACCAGAAGTAGTAGACGACTGAGTAGTATAGCTTCTACAGGAAGATTGAGTTTGCTCATTAATGGTGGAAGTTTGGCCAGCTGATGTATAAGTGAACCTAAGCATGTCCAACGGTGGCGCAAAATACGTCGGCACCGGCAACTTTGCCGGTAGTTTAGGCAGCGGAGCTTCAAAATTGAGCGTCTTTATAACTTGTTTTATAGAGGGTCGAATAGTGTGGTCAGGATGGCAACACCATAGACCAACTATCATCAAGCACTCTATTTGTCTTTGGTCAAACTCCATATTTAGCCTTTCATCTGCAGCTTCAAGGATCTGGCCTTTTCCATATAGCTCCCAAACCCATTCCACAAGCAATGTTTGGCTTGGTTCTGCCTTAAGATCAACAGGCCTTCTCCCACAACTGATCTCAAGTGCAACCACTCCAAAGCTGTAGACATCGGTTTCTTTACTAGCCTTGCCGATTGTGACACATTCCGGGGCTAAGTACCCCATTGTGCCTGCCAAAACGGTTGTTTGTGACCCCAGTTCGTCGTGGTCTATCAGTCTGGCTAGGCCGAAATCTCCAAGCTTTGCGTTGAAGTTTGAGTCTAACATGACATTGCTTGACTTGATATCTCTATGGACCACGCATTGTTCCCACTCTTCATGGAGGTATAACAAGGCAGAGGCTAGGCCAAGGGCTATTTTGTGTCTAACAGTCCATTTTAGCACAAGGCTTTTACCAAAGAGATGAGTGTCAAGGCTTCCATTGGGTAAGAATTCATAGACGAGGAGGAGTTCGCCTTGTTCGTGGCACCAACCAATGAGTTGAACCAAATTTCTATGCCTCAAACGGCTAATAATTTTCACTTCCGCTATGTACTCTTTTTTCCCTTGCTTTGATCCTCTAGACACCCTTTTAACTGCTACTTCTGTGTTGGATTCGTTTAGTAAACCTTTGTAGACGCCTCCGAATCCGCCTTCACCTAGCTTTCCTTCCTCTACAAAGTTGTCAGTTGCTCGGTTTAGTTCGTCATAAGTGAACCTCTTAGGCCCGGTTCCTTTCCCAAATTCATTGTCCATAGATACTTCACCTCCTTGTTTTACATTAACCGTTACTTTACTAGCCTTTGTTCTCCAAAATATGAACCAAGCAAGGCCTAATCCACAGCTCAAAACACCAAACCCCACAGATATCCCAATCCCCAATCCTTGTTTCCATTTTCCTTTTCCATCATCAACCTCCAAGCTTGAGTTGAATGACCAAGAATTAATGTTATGTACCTCAACAAATTGACTAGTAGAAGCAGAGAAACCAACTCTAACAAAGTCAGGCAAAAACTCTCTCAGATCAACAATATACCAAAGGCTAGAAtttccctcaaagattggattaTCAGCATAAGTTAAAAACACACTTAAATTTTTGCTAGTAGAGTTATAACTTATCCAAGCATTTGCTAGTGATCCACTTTTTATGCTACTTTTCCATGTGACATTTTTGACTGATATTATGGAATTGATGTCTATTCCCACATGATCAGAGCTAGGATCCCATATGTCTTTCAAGCTATCAAACTCGACCGCAATAATGCTGTTATTACCAGAGGCATTGAATGCATTTTCAGGACTAAACAAAGCAAGGTACCCACCACTCGAATTGAAGGGAATGTCTGACTCAAAAGGTGCGAGGAAGAAAGAGATTCCATCCCCATTTCCGGCTTTGTCAAGTGCTTGCATCTTGAAGGAAAAGTGAGTAGTGAAGTCAGTCAGCCTTCTGGTTCCAGTTTCCCAAAGGCGAACTGGCTGCGAATAGGAGGCTCGGCCTGCACTGCCGGTGAGGGAACCAATAACTTCGTTCTTTGTGAGCTGGAGAGCTCCAACGGCTGGGAATGAATCTCCTTGGAATGTTATTTCCACCATGTTTGGATGAAAAGAAGTGAAGTTGAAGAAAACTGAATTGCCATTTTTGGGTAACAACAATAGTAAGAAGAATATCTTAAGAACCAAAGATTGGAGTGTATGTGATTGAAAGAGGATTGAACTTTGGGTGAAGAGAGCCAttgtttgaaaatttgaaaacatAAACAAATAGTATATTAGAAGGTGGTAGTGTTAATTTGTACGGAGAAATCTAGGAGTACTAGCTAGTAGTTGATCAAACTACATGGTTGTCCTAATTCATAACTTGGCTTTTATAAGTTTATAGGGAAATATGTTTGGAGTTTATGTCGAATTCTTCTAAGCAGTTGAAAAAGGTTTATTATAttgaagaaagaaagttcaactgTTGGAGTGTGATGGATATCATTTGACCAATTTTTCTTTATAAACTATTGTTgctattatttttatgtatgtttgGTGTTGTACTATGGTTTGGAAAACAAAGGAAACAAACGGATTAATTAGTTGGGATAAAACAATGGAAAAAAGACAAGAGGGACTGAGGAAGTaatatcaaatatttaaaaatgcAATGAGACAAATGGCAGGTGATGTAGGTTTTCATATGTGTAACTGGTATTGAGTATATACCAGAGAAGAACCTCACTAAAAATGCCGGTTGCCGGCTTGGAGTTTCTCATGTTTTAAAACACGAGGGTCATTTTCATTTTATTGATCCTGTGCAGAGTCAGCAAGAAATGTacacatcattatatatataaatatatatttatatgtatgtgaGTGGTGCCTTTTGTTTAGTCACACACGTATTGTTGCCTCATGGCACTTCAGCCGGCCGGCCTTTTATATAtcattgaaaaatatatgtatacataCAAATAGGCCATTAAACATGTTACGTATATCAATGAGATATCGAACGTGTCCCGTATAATCCTTTTGTCCTAATCAGCCGggatgtttttatttttgttagtgGGAAAAATTATAATCTAATTTTTGTACAGGTCGTCTAAAATGTAGTTATTAATGACATTTTACCAGTTTTTagaaatttttgaataatttaccgtGCTCAAAATATGTTTCAAAACAAATTATTTCACATGTGGATAAAACAAGCTTCAAACACAACTTATTTTGTATTTTCGGTaccgtaaattattcgaaatttcacaaaaatttgtgggatattctaaataactatattgtacaccgtcatataaaaaaaatagattctAACATATTCATGTGTCGAAAACACAAAAACTGTTGGAGTTTTATGctttaattaaaactcaatttctttgtaatttaattttattatcaataaaagaataaaaatcatttttgacttggtcaatcactttgcttacatattttattgttatgattatttgtttaatataaacttctattaaatctcaatcatatagttaatcatatttatagtgacgtaatcacagtggaatataaatatgattagtccaatctacgatatggtcTATTTACAcgttgtagtgttatgttctttccagaacataaGCAAAGTAGAtgagatcagatgtatttgttacatcgagctggaccgatattgactttagatagataagtaaatgtatcgttattatctaatatagtcatatcataaagttgatcatatgtcaattcaatctcagttctgagtggttagtattctaactgattgtattattcaagtcctttgatttgttcgttGCCAATTTACCCTGCGGACTAACCCATACATACAtcttggggacttggtagtattattgagtgggagtgttaatcatagatacgaACATCTGTAGCAACTAGcgagaagtgaaatgatgatcaccttatagcttaattcaacgagttaaatgattgagtactaaTTTCTCTGATTAAAGTTCagagaaatatcatttacaaggaacttagtggtatttaaggataaaatacaatgaggggtaaaatggtaatgtGTACTCGACTCAGTTttagatcatctatagatgattgaatgacaaattatggttgtaataatggatagcGTATTTACTTTAAGTTTAAAGCcttctatgagttcaagagtgcaattccgagtctttagtggagtcatgaagaattaataaggtagtgaaattattcgataataattttacggtaacttatttgagcttgaattcatgggtccatggtccccacaatgcCTTTGAATAAATCATCTAGAGAGTCTCGATTaactgatttaattatcaattaggatcgTCAAAATTATTTTGTGTCAATTTTGGGCAGTTTTACTAAGATGtgaaatttagagaagaaaagagaaatttgggcaaatttattaattatgacagatttgtgtcaaattgataaataatattaaatcaatattcaaattatgattagttaatttgaataaatgatttaattatttaattaattattgtttaaatatatttataattatatatatagttttgatAAAACTTTAAAGATTTCATAATATATATGAAATcagtgtatataatatatattatattatatttatttaattaattaataagatttttattttaattattgagTTAATCCTAAAGTATTGCTATAAATAGATACTTAAGATTAGGGTTTTGTGATCTAAAAAGAGTGAAGTGAAAAACCAAAAACCTAGACTCAAAAGAGACCTATCGTGGTCGCCCATCACTACTCTCTTCTTCTCTGTATTTtttttatctcatgtgttgagaattgcccactctagtctaggtgatcaaaggAAATTTTGGAAGACTGTGTAGTTTGAAGATTCAGGTCACTCTCTTGTCATTACTTAGCGATAGAAAAGAACAAGGGTTTGAGAGAGTGATGGAAGGAGTCTGAATATCCGCTGCataaaagtaagattcttaaacttttttatttgatttacttaatgaaattcattagaaacatgttcctaggttgttttatatgttaatttgtttaatatatgaaacacacatgaaaatatttatgatcctgTAAAATGTATTCCCAACAAAAACATGTTGTTTTTTAAGCTTGTTTTGTACATGCGTGAAACAGATAGTTTTGAAGTTTTTTTTTGACACCGTGAATTATTAGGAATTTCTTAAAAACTAGTGGGATGACAACTATAATtacaatgtacaccatcatataaaaaaattaagttataatttctTTACGTGCTAAAAATAGAAACGTCCCTACCGGTGGGGAGAAAAGCTATGTCCCAACTGTATGGGAATAATTTTTCTATTATTGATGTGGCATTGTAAATTGAAAGATGGATGAAATGAAGActctatttaaatattaaaagaaaaatattgatGAGCTCAGAGTTCAAAAAATTGGATAGATTGATGAGCTCTCAGCTCAAAAGACTGAATAGATTGATGTGCTCTAAACTTAATAGATTGAATAGATTGATGAGCTTTGAGCTCAAGAGATTGAAAgattgatgagctctgagctcaaGAGATTGAATAGATTGATGAACTCTAAGCTCAAATGAATTAACAGATTGATGAGCCTTGAGCTCAAATGATTGAATAGTTGGATAAGTGCTGAGCTCATATGAAAACAGATTGATGAGTGCTGAGATCATAGTGATCGCGCTGATTAGTGAGCTTTGAGTTTAGTACGGTGAGAAAGGTTGATGGGCACAAAGCTCAGAATAGATGAATCACAAAGATTTCGGTGAAGAAGTCAAGTAGAAGGACTGATGAGCATGTGAGCTCATAATACGAAGAAGAGAAAAAGGCAGGAAGAAAGATAGTGAAGCTGGACACATGGACCAATCACGATAAACttttctaaccttattctttgtcatttttctataaatagtAGAAGAGAGA
The genomic region above belongs to Humulus lupulus chromosome 1, drHumLupu1.1, whole genome shotgun sequence and contains:
- the LOC133834451 gene encoding L-type lectin-domain containing receptor kinase IX.1-like — protein: MALFTQSSILFQSHTLQSLVLKIFFLLLLLPKNGNSVFFNFTSFHPNMVEITFQGDSFPAVGALQLTKNEVIGSLTGSAGRASYSQPVRLWETGTRRLTDFTTHFSFKMQALDKAGNGDGISFFLAPFESDIPFNSSGGYLALFSPENAFNASGNNSIIAVEFDSLKDIWDPSSDHVGIDINSIISVKNVTWKSSIKSGSLANAWISYNSTSKNLSVFLTYADNPIFEGNSSLWYIVDLREFLPDFVRVGFSASTSQFVEVHNINSWSFNSSLEVDDGKGKWKQGLGIGISVGFGVLSCGLGLAWFIFWRTKASKVTVNVKQGGEVSMDNEFGKGTGPKRFTYDELNRATDNFVEEGKLGEGGFGGVYKGLLNESNTEVAVKRVSRGSKQGKKEYIAEVKIISRLRHRNLVQLIGWCHEQGELLLVYEFLPNGSLDTHLFGKSLVLKWTVRHKIALGLASALLYLHEEWEQCVVHRDIKSSNVMLDSNFNAKLGDFGLARLIDHDELGSQTTVLAGTMGYLAPECVTIGKASKETDVYSFGVVALEISCGRRPVDLKAEPSQTLLVEWVWELYGKGQILEAADERLNMEFDQRQIECLMIVGLWCCHPDHTIRPSIKQVIKTLNFEAPLPKLPAKLPVPTYFAPPLDMLRFTYTSAGQTSTINEQTQSSCRSYTTQSSTTSGSGGSSRALLNMHTR